GGGTCTAATAAGACCGATCCCGAACCTGGCTGCATTGGCACTCGCAACCCATTAAACAGCGAAAATCCCTCGCCTTTTTTCTTGTATCGTTTGGTGTTGGGAAATATTTCTAGCTGCCCTGCCTTAATTTCAAAACCGTTTTCGCTTGAAACTTTAAATAACGCGCAGGCAAGATTAAAGCTGTTTACCTCTTCTGGCAAAAAGAAGAATACGTGTACCCCTCTGTTACTGCTAGAGCGAATTAAGATAGTTCGCTTGATGCCGATTGTTCTTAATGTTTTAAGTAGTTTACGGTAACGCTTGGGATTAACCAGAGGATTATTATGACTGTTTTTGTCTAAATCCAGACAGCCAAATTTGGTATGTCCGCCAAAACGCAAGCCCAAGCTAATCTTCGGATCTTGCCAGTAGCTCTCAAAATTTCTAGGATTTAGTATATATCTAGTTTCCGTGTGCCAGCTTTCACCTTCTCTTTTGAGAATAAAATCCCAATGATGACTGAAAAATTTTAATAGTTTTGTGACAACAGGCGAGACTGGTAAAAGTCTGGAACGATTAATTTTAGGAGGTTTTACAATTGACATAATCTCTCTGTCGAGAGCCAGCCCCTTGTCAGATTTGCTTCATAACTGCTAGGATCGTCTACACATAAAGATACAAAATTATCCAGGGTGTCCAATCCAGATATTTGTAATCTGCGTATGGCAACATACGTTTTTCATTCTTGTCTGTACTGCCAGGTACGGACGCTAGGAATGAAGTTGAGTGTAGAGGTTCTCTTCGGTGTCTAGTCTAATCTGAAGAGACTTCTCTCAATATTTTTCTAAATTTAATAATGGTTAGCGGTTTTTGCTAAAGACAGCTCTACAATTGTCTTTGCTAGTCTGTTTGGTCAAAGTCTAGTTTGTTGGAGATTTCGACTCATCATGCAATACCTCCTTTAAGCGATCGCCAATTGAGAGGTATTTGGCTTTCTCAAGCTGAAAAACTAAATTAAATATCTTTGTACTCAAGCTATTATTGGATGTTGAGAAGGAAAAAAATTTCTCCAAAAAGTACAAAGTTTTGATGTAGTGCTAACGTACAGAGTTTTCTGTGACATAATTGAATTAATTGATTAGGTGATAATCTCTAAGGTCAAAGGGTTTCATCTATTTACCCGATTTGTTGGCGCAAGTCGGGGCTATTTTTTTGACGGCGGAAGGCGGTCAACGCAGGCACCGTCGTTTTACGGCAGTGTATCGTTGACAATCCATTTTGCACTGTTAAGCTATACAGGACATTATGGATTTGTCGATAAAGCAGATGTTATGATAAAGAAAATATAATTACTTACTGGCTTATCGAACATCTCCAATTTACTACTCGTAAATTATTTTTTACCTTTAGTTAAACAAACTGTAATAAAAGTTAATGCTACTGCACCAAGCCCTGGATGAAACCATTAAGTATTGTCGAATGTCGGCTAAAGAGCTAGCGGAAGCTTCAGGTGTATCCAGTTCCCGCATTTCTCAATTTAGAAATGGATTATTCCTTGAAGGCAAAGGTAGTGACTTGACAAGTAGAGCTGTTAACGATTTGATCGATGCCGCCACTTACATCGATCCTAGAGCCAAGCAGGTATTTTCTCTCTTTTTGGCCGATTTAGATCCAAGATCGGTTCGTCTGGGTTCTTCAGCGATTAATCTCAGTCAGCTCAAAACAATGAAACCTGCTGAAATTTCTCAATTATTAGTAGCGATCGCCGAAGCTTTAGATAAACCCAATCCAGTAGCAAGGAAAACTTCACAAAGCGAAAAAAATAATCGATCTTTAGTAAACGCTTTAAACGCTTCTTAAGCTCGCTCGACAAAAATTGTCGCTCGGATACCTAAAAGTGAGAAGATAACTAACGGGTACAAGAAAGCCAATGATCTGTTTACCTTGGTAATCTAAAGCTAAGGTTTCTTTTTGTTGGCAAATGCCTAGCTATTAGTTTGTGAGGATTTATAGGTGTAACCACCGATGACAGGTAATATCAATGCTGCGACAATGGATAACTCTTCGACGAACATAAAGGAATATTTTCAAGTGAATAATATAGATGAAATGGATTCGTTGGTACAAAAGTTGTCGGCGAAAGAGAAAGCGGAATTAGTGCAAAAGTTGTTAGGACAATCGGGACTAATGGTAGTAATGGGAGGTTCTAACGTAACTACCTCGGAATTGGTTATTCAGATACATTCCACTTCAGACATTGATATAAGTGAACTGTTAAGGGCAGTTGCTACCCGTATTACTCAACCTAAAAGTTCAACCGTTGACGATAAACCTAATAACGGTCAAGGCCAAGATAATTAACGTTTTTGAAGAACGGGCTAATACCCGTTCTCTATTTTCCCAAAGAAATGAGAGTTAGGTCTATTCAATAACCTAGATATTCATCTTCAAGCAACTGAAGTAACCTTTCCTCAATTGAATTAAGAGTTGAGCGATTCAGTTTTTCTAATCCACGTAATACCCACATGGCGGCTTCATCTAAGTCTCCTACTTCAGCAAGAGCCGTCATTCTTTCTCCTAAGTCCAGCATTTGTTCTGATTCTGCTGGAGTAAACTTCATTTCTTGTAAGTCTTCTACTGAAACTACATACTGACTGTCCCAGGTATCCACTACACATTTATCTTTTCTAACTTCTGATATTACACACCAACAATGGAGCTTTCCTTTAATCCCTGAAGATATGCGGCATATTTGACCCTCGGTAAAAGGATTAACAGGCGGATATTTTTGATTCAGATAAGTTTTGACTGCCGTTTTTACCATTGAATAGGAAGGCACTTTACCTAAAGCAATATCTACTGCCATCACCCAAACTTCACCAGCTTCAATTGGGCTTAAATGAGCTTGAAAAATTGGTCTTAACTGCTTTTGTTTATTCGGTAATGCCTCTTTTAGACCTTGGGTCTTCAAATATTCTACTATCTGATAGTAAGTCTCAGCAGCCCTCATGCAACGCTCGATATAAAGCATCGAAAAACCAAAAACATCTTCACAATAAGATTCAAAATTATCATAGGAATCGCGATACAGTCTCAATCGCTTAATCGTCCGCAGTGCCTGACCTCGCAGCACGAAACCAGTTAAGACTTGTTGCTCTAATTTATCCCTTAACTGTTGTTCTTGTGGTGATAAAACATACAAACTGCAATATGCCCTTATTCACTCTAATTACTCACTAATTTTAATACGTTTAGTGCAGATAACAGGTCTTCTACGCAGTAAACTTCTTATAGGGTTTTTATGGTTTGGGTTTTGGGGAAGGGGTAAAGGGGAAGTCGCTTCGCGACAGGGTAAAGGTTAGAGAAATTTGCTTGGCTTCTGGGAGAAGGTAAAGGAGGTAAGTCGCAATGGCTTCTGGGTAAAGGGTAAAGGGTAAAGTTGCTTCGCAACGGGGAAAAAAGAAAGGTTTAAAAGGATGTATTCTAAAAAGAAAGTCGAAAGTTTTGAGGATTTGAGGGTTTGGCAGAAGGGTATACAGTTGGTCAAACAGGTTTACGTTATCACAAATGATGGAAAGTTAAGCAGAGATTTTGGCTTGAAAGACCAGTTAAGACGCGCTTCAGTTTCTATTCCAACTAACGTTGCTGAGGGGTTTGAAAGGCGTTCGCGAAAGGAATATTTGAACTTTCTCAATATTGCAAAAGGTTCGGCGGGAGAATTGCGTAGTCTTTTAAGAGTAGCTCTGGAAGTTGGCTATATCGAGCAATCTACTTTTTCTGAGCTAAATAATCAGGCTATGGAATTGTCTCGAATGCTCTTCAATCAAATTCAGTTGATTAATCGGGCTTCTTTGGCTTAAACTTTAACCCTTCCCCAACACAAAGCGTTTTCCCTTTACCCCAACATTCACCGTTCATTCATCGGTGAGGAGTCAACCCTTCCCCTTTCCCCCATTTATTTTCCAAACAAATTTTAAAGAATTATTCACCCAGTCCTTTGAAGGCGCGATCGTTATATAAACTAGATTCCACCGAGGCTAATTTTAGCCGATCTATTTCAGGGTGTCGGGGATTGACCACTGCAATATTTTCTAAGCCTGCGGGTACAGCTACGCTAGGTACAAACAAAATTAAACTACTGCCTTCATTGAGCCATTGGCTGCCAAGAACTTGAGTACTCAATGGATAGGGATAGCGACTCCAATCTGAGGGCAGATTTTCAACCATTACAGTTTTGCTCGATATATTATCTGGAAGAGAATAAATGCCCAACCTGTAATCTGCTGGAATTAGCCTGGGATTCGGCAAGTAGTTCGCCATTTCCAGGAGAGCTACACTGGGAGTGGTCGCAAAATACAGCACTGGTATTCCAGGTTCGTTCCATCGCGCACCATTTAAGAACGAACCACCTCGACCTGTATAGTTTTCTAGGTATTTGATGCGGGTAATCCTATACAGTTCCATTAGGTAAACTCGCCATACTCGATCGCGGCTAGAGCTTCTCTAACCAATCTTCTGCCTTCAAAAGTATCGCACAAGTTAATAGGTAATTCTCCATCTAAAGCGGGAATACTAGTATGTAACCATTCTTTGGCTATGTCTTCATCACCGAAAACATTGATAGCTTCATTGAATACTTTTAAAGTATCTAAAACCCCTTCGCTTTGAACTCTTGTCAGTAGTTGGGAATGATAAAACCGATTCAAGTTGCCCGAACTAGTACTCAACAAACGGACAAACAGATCTCGCTCTCCTAAAGCCTTGACCGCCAGCTCGACAATTTTTCCAGGGATTCCTTGACGAACAGCCTGAATATATTCACCCCGATCTTCGAGAATGCTAGGGGACAGATCTGAATCGGTAAGTAGTGAAGCAATGTTCATTTTAAATCGATTTATTTATTCCTCTAATTATACATCATTATGACTACCTTTCGTCATCATAATGATGCGTATTGTTAGCTGCATGATTGGAAAACCTGTTTTGCTGTAAGATTTTCTTAGATATCTCACATGAAGCTATGGCAATTCGACGCTTAAAAGACGATCTCAGATTTGATAAGAGAGCTAGTTCTGTGGGTACTGTCTCAACTTTGCCTACGGTCAGGGTAATGCGAGAGGAGTTTGAAAAATATCTTAGTCTAACTATTGCTGATGGTAATGCTAGTGTAGATACGATTAAAACCTATCGCAGTCGAGTTCATCAATTTCTTAGTTGGTGTAAGGAGCGAGAGCTATATCCTGCCCTGATTACACAGGAAAACATCAAAGAATACCGCAAACATTTAGTCGATAGCGAGAAAACATCGACGACAATTCGTTTGTCTTTACTGGCTATCAAGCATTTTTACACTGCTTGTTTGGCGGATAAATTGGTTAAGGAGAATCCTATTGTTGGGGTGAAAGCACCAAGAGAAAGGCGCGAGGTTGGTAGCACGATTAATTATTTGTCCCTAGAGGAGTTACAACAGGTATTCGATAGCGTCGCTCCTACCTTAAAAATTCGCGGAGATAAAATCAAACAAGTACAGGTATTGCGCGATCGCATTTTACTAGGCTGTATGGCTTTACAAGGATGCCGCAGTATCGAAATGTATCGGGCTAATTTAGGAGATATTAGCGAGTCATACGGTCAACATTTTCTCAAGTTAGATGGTAAAAACAGCATCCGAACTGTCGTTTTGAGATCCGATTTAGGAGAAGAAATAGCTCGGTATCGACAAGCTCGTGTAAAAAGTGGAGAGAAAGTAAATGCTGACCGTCCATTTTTCATCTCTTTATCAAATCGTCGTTACGGTCAAAGACTATCTAGGAGAGGAGTTGGTTATATAGTCGATAGTTATTTGTCTGAGTGCGATCTCAAACACAGCGATCTAGAACGAAGTCTTTCACCCCATAGTCTACGTCATACCGCAGGTACTTTAAGTCTCCAGAATGGTTCTTCTTTACGAGAGGTACAGGATTTTCTAGGACACGCCGATCCAAAAACTACTGCCGTATATACTCATGTTCTTGATTCTCAAGAGAGTAATCCTGCTTCAAAAATAAATATTGATTTTTAGCTGTGTTAAGTTATTGAAGCTACAGCTACACAGTAGGACAGTAATCGCCTTTTGATATACTCAAACTCGAAAATAATAAAGATGGTAGCAGCCTACTAACTCATTAAAATATGTCCTTTACTAATGTCTTTTACGTATTTTTCTTCTAGTTTGCAACCACATGATTATTCCTGTAAAGATAAGCATTAACACGCCGAAAGCATTGAGTAGAGGGTAAATTACTTCTAAGTTTATGCGACCAAATTTTCCCCGATGAAAATCTAGCAGCCAAATAAACTGCTCTGCTTTTCCCGTACTAACTGCTACTTGAAACAACGAACCCGTGATAGAGGTTAACAGGAGGGGGAAAAACATGATGGGCGCAAACCAATAGTGAAGGTGGCGCAGACGAGCTTTGTTAATTGCCATAACTGATTTTTATTTACAGTTTATTTGTACATCCATCTTTTAAGAGCTACCAGTAGTAAAGGACTTGCTAGTAACAAAACGAACAAAGATTCTCCCATGATAGGTACTATATCGGCTCGTGCTGGCTCTGATACTGAATCGGGACTGGCAGGGGGAACGACTTCGCTTTCGGTAATGTTAGTTTCTTGTTTTACAGAAGTGTTTTGAGGTTTAGAATCGTCATCTTTT
This genomic window from Myxosarcina sp. GI1 contains:
- a CDS encoding tyrosine-type recombinase/integrase is translated as MAIRRLKDDLRFDKRASSVGTVSTLPTVRVMREEFEKYLSLTIADGNASVDTIKTYRSRVHQFLSWCKERELYPALITQENIKEYRKHLVDSEKTSTTIRLSLLAIKHFYTACLADKLVKENPIVGVKAPRERREVGSTINYLSLEELQQVFDSVAPTLKIRGDKIKQVQVLRDRILLGCMALQGCRSIEMYRANLGDISESYGQHFLKLDGKNSIRTVVLRSDLGEEIARYRQARVKSGEKVNADRPFFISLSNRRYGQRLSRRGVGYIVDSYLSECDLKHSDLERSLSPHSLRHTAGTLSLQNGSSLREVQDFLGHADPKTTAVYTHVLDSQESNPASKINIDF
- a CDS encoding RES family NAD+ phosphorylase, with product MELYRITRIKYLENYTGRGGSFLNGARWNEPGIPVLYFATTPSVALLEMANYLPNPRLIPADYRLGIYSLPDNISSKTVMVENLPSDWSRYPYPLSTQVLGSQWLNEGSSLILFVPSVAVPAGLENIAVVNPRHPEIDRLKLASVESSLYNDRAFKGLGE
- a CDS encoding antitoxin Xre/MbcA/ParS toxin-binding domain-containing protein translates to MNIASLLTDSDLSPSILEDRGEYIQAVRQGIPGKIVELAVKALGERDLFVRLLSTSSGNLNRFYHSQLLTRVQSEGVLDTLKVFNEAINVFGDEDIAKEWLHTSIPALDGELPINLCDTFEGRRLVREALAAIEYGEFT
- a CDS encoding four helix bundle protein, whose protein sequence is MYSKKKVESFEDLRVWQKGIQLVKQVYVITNDGKLSRDFGLKDQLRRASVSIPTNVAEGFERRSRKEYLNFLNIAKGSAGELRSLLRVALEVGYIEQSTFSELNNQAMELSRMLFNQIQLINRASLA